One genomic region from Triplophysa dalaica isolate WHDGS20190420 chromosome 23, ASM1584641v1, whole genome shotgun sequence encodes:
- the tnfrsf11a gene encoding tumor necrosis factor receptor superfamily member 11A — protein MRLDFSASWIFQGWITNLVLALCTQTGLAKTCRQPEYEHNGVCCSKCEPGKYVFDHCTGTSGTKCRGCGRDEYQPDWSSDMKCIPQKFCDGGKGFNRTRPHNPIAPEPCRCKQGFHCSLINCEYCEAIEKCPAGEGVEMRDKASDRASCVPCQYGFFSDSLSTEVCKKWTDCKAIGKTEKQPGSSKTDVVCGLHSPGPTTPWMVVAILSVIIVVSLGVLFLFCCKERMTFLSVNLRTCVQNLKRSRNQQETVIPSHCPTGAQTCPLICQEKTPPEITCPSTVLTINDETSTDKEQDHDQADTSSGSSSEDSGTGSASPLSGSSCSCVLSKEPIEVGENEDCSQLVPTGLSTCCSCRTGDAAGTSTKNVQAISLKEPALCENCSSEGLPACAGDCVYMQRSQEIYLDYSSPAGKDTMSEIRGNRGRVEGQYRQNEPCCCSIDSTTIPPLPSVSANDQGLSLIHSNDNKLSDPDADTEYQNQCSESALTSGQVTGNNNTTFISSGQVMNFTGEVIVVYVSQTSLGSGGATEEPFSCPVQEESNDDSLQSEPKSIQSTSPQAKNKIGHSQRHLPVQEVTNDWSWQK, from the exons ACAGGATTGGCCAAAACCTGCCGTCAGCCTGAGTATGAGCACAACGGGGTATGCTGCAGCAAATGTGAACCAG gAAAATATGTTTTCGACCATTGCACTGGCACCTCTGGCACAAAATGCCGGGGTTGTGGTCGTGATGAGTACCAGCCGGACTGGAGCAGTGACATGAAATGCATCCCTCAGAAGTTCTGCGACGGGG gtaaaggcTTCAACCGCACTCGTCCACACAACCCCATTGCGCCCGAACCCTGTCGATGCAAACAGGGTTTCCACTGTTCCTTAATAAACTGCGAGTATTGTGAGGCGATTGAGAAATGCCCTGCTGGAGAAGGAGTTGAGATGCGTG ACAAAGCGTCAGACCGAGCATCCTGTGTCCCGTGTCAGTATGGATTTTTCTCAGATTCCTTGTCGACAGAAGTGTGCAAGAAATGGACAGA CTGCAAGGCCATTGGCAAGACTGAGAAGCAGCCAGGCAGCAGTAAGACAGATGTGGTGTGTGGACTGCATTCTCCCG GTCCTACGACACCCTGGATGGTGGTGGCCATCCTCTCCGTCATCATCGTGGTATCTCTGGGGGTTCTTTTTCTATTCTGCTGTAAGGAAAGGATGACCTTCCTCTCAG TAAATCTTCGCACGTGCGTCCAAAACCTGAAACGAAGCAGAAACCAACAG GAGACTGTGATACCTTCACACTGTCCTACTGGTGCGCAAACCTGCCCTCTAATTTGCCAAGAGAAAACCCCTCCAGAGATCACGTGTCCCAGCACCGTGTTAACCATCAACGATGAAACCTCCACTGACAAGGAACAAGACCACGACCAAGCTGACACATCATCAGGGAGCTCCAGTGAGGATTCTGGGACTGGATCCGCATCCCCGCTGTCAGGCAGCTCCTGCAGTTGCGTGCTCTCCAAGGAACCCATAGAGGTCGGAGAAAACGAAGACTGTAGTCAACTGGTACCAACAGGCCTGTCAACCTGCTGCTCCTGCAGGACAGGAGACGCTGCTGGTACATCAACAAAAAATGTGCAAGCGATCAGTTTAAAAGAGCCTGCGCTATGTGAGAACTGCTCTTCCGAGGGCTTGCCTGCTTGCGCTGGCGACtgcgtttacatgcagcgcTCCCAGGAAATCTACCTGGACTACAGCAGCCCTGCTGGTAAGGACACCATGTCGGAGATAAGAGGCAACAGAGGTCGGGTCGAGGGGCAATATAGACAGAATGAACCCTGTTGCTGCAGCATAGACTCCACCACCATTCCTCCCTTGCCGTCTGTGAGCGCTAATGACCAAGGCCTTTCGCTGATCCACAGCAATGATAATAAGCTGTCTGACCCGGACGCAGACACAGAGTATCAGAACCAGTGCTCGGAATCTGCTCTAACATCTg GTCAGGTGACGGGAAACAACAACACTACTTTTATTTCCAGCGGGCAGGTAATGAACTTCACTGGTGAGGTCATTGTGGTGTATGTCAGTCAGACGTCACTGGGCAGCGGAGGGGCGACGGAGGAACCTTTCAGTTGCCCGGTTCAGGAGGAATCGAATGATGACAGCCTTCAAAGTGAACCCAAATCTATCCAAAGCACATCACCCCAGGCCAAGAACAAGATCGGCCATTCACAGAGACATCTGCCTGTACAGGAAGTGACCAATGACTGGTCCTGGCAAAAATAA
- the zgc:112332 gene encoding retinol dehydrogenase 12, translated as MHSIRGFFCGQWSSSARLDDKTVIITGANTGIGKETARDLARRGARVIMACRDVEKAEAARKELMEDSGNQNVVANKLDLSDTKSIRAFAELINKEEKQVNILINNAGIMMCPYSKTADGFEMQFGVNHLGHFLLTYLLLDLIKRSAPARIINVASVAHTWGSIQLDDINSEKSYSPRRAYGQSKLANILSTRSLAKRLQGTDVTVYSLHPGVVQSELFRNLSKAAQIAVKVISPFTKTTVQGAQTTLYCAVEPELDKESGGYYSDCATARCSREAMDDEMAQKLWELSCQLLGITWD; from the exons ATGCACTCTATAAG AGGTTTTTTCTGTGGTCAGTGGAGTTCTTCTGCAAGGCTTGATGACAAAACAGTCATTATCACAGGAGCTAATACAGGTATAGGCAAAGAGACAGCCAGAGACCTGGCAAGAAGAG GAGCTCGAGTCATCATGGCCTGCAGAGATGTGGAAAAAGCAGAGGCCGCCAGAAAAGAATTAATGGAGGATTCTGGAAACCAAAACGTTGTGGCAAATAAACTTGATTTATCAGATACCAAATCGATAAGAGCGTTTGCAGAACTTATAAACAAAG AGGAAAAACAAGTCAACATCCTTATCAACAATGCTGGCATCATGATGTGCCCATATTCAAAAACCGCAGATGGCTTTGAGATGCAGTTTGGTGTCAACCATTTGG GTCATTTTCTGCTCACCTACCTTCTGCTGGACCTCATAAAGAGATCCGCCCCCGCCAGGATCATCAACGTGGCTTCTGTCGCCCATACGTGGGGAAGCATTCAACTGGACGACATAAACAGTGAAAAGAGTTACTCTCCCCGGAGGGCCTACGGGCAGAGCAAACTAGCAAACATCCTCTCCACTCGATCGCTGGCCAAAAGATTGCAGG GCACAGACGTGACTGTTTACTCCCTCCATCCGGGTGTAGTACAGTCAGAGCTGTTTAGAAATCTCAGTAAGGCTGCACAGATAGCAGTCAAGGTCATTAGTCCCTTCACCAAGACAACCGTGCAGGGGGCTCAGACCACCCTCTACTGTGCTGTGGAGCCAGAGCTGGACAAAGAGAGCGGAGGATATTACAG TGACTGTGCCACGGCAAGGTGTTCAAGAGAAGCTATGGATGACGAAATGGCTCAGAAACTCTGGGAGCTGAGCTGTCAGTTGCTTGGCATTACTTGGGACTGA
- the si:dkey-73n8.3 gene encoding retinol dehydrogenase 12 produces the protein MSCFDKDHSGWLTFNKYGGKMNTLRGLFFRSWSSDVRLDGKTAIVTGANTGIGKETAKDLAKRGARVILACRDMFKADQAASDIRREVENAIVVTCKLDLADTKSICDFAELIYNTEKSLNFLINNAAVAICPYSTTADGFEMQFGVNHLGHFFLTFLLMDLLKHSAPSKVINVSSLAHSMGKINFEDLNSEKSYHPVMAYVQSKLANVLFTRELARKVEEIGVSVYAVNPGVVKTDLVRHMKKSVQFFVKTFGLLIKTPAEGAYTTLYCALTPGLPSGAYYSDCAVAPGSRAAIDNNTASRLWAASCHLLGIRWR, from the exons ATGAGTTGCTTTGACAAAGATCATTCTGGCTGGttgacatttaataaatatggtggaaaaatgaatacattaag GGGGCTGTTCTTCAGAAGCTGGTCATCTGATGTTCGGTTAGATGGTAAAACAGCTATAGTGACTGGAGCAAACACTGGCATTGGGAAAGAAACAGCCAAAGACCTCGCAAAACGGG GTGCACGAGTGATCCTGGCCTGCAGAGACATGTTTAAAGCCGATCAAGCAGCATCTGACATCCGCAGAGAGGTGGAGAATGCCATTGTGGTTACTTGTAAACTGGACCTGGCTGACACCAAATCTATATGTGACTTTGCCGAGCTGATATACAACA ctgaaaaatctcttaattttttgATTAATAATGCCGCAGTGGCAATCTGCCCATATTCCACAACAGCAGATGGCTTTGAGATGCAGTTCGGAGTCAATCATTTAG GACATTTCTTTCTCACGTTCCTCCTTATGGATCTGTTGAAGCATTCAGCTCCTTCCAAAGTGATTAATGTCTCCTCATTGGCTCACTCCATGGGAAAGATCAACTTTGAGGATCTGAACagtgagaagagctatcatccTGTGATGGCCTACGTACAGAGCAAACTGGCCAATGTACTCTTCACACGAGAGCTTGCCAGAAAAGTGGAAG AGATAGGGGTGAGTGTTTACGCCGTCAACCCCGGTGTAGTGAAGACAGATCTCGTCCGGCATATGAAAAAGTCTGTTCAGTTCTTTGTCAAGACATTTGGCTTACTGATAAAAACTCCCGCAGAGGGTGCATATACCACCCTGTATTGTGCTCTTACCCCTGGCCTGCCCAGTGGAGCCTACTACAG TGACTGTGCTGTGGCGCCCGGCTCCAGGGCAGCTATTGATAACAACACCGCAAGCAGATTGTGGGCTGCCAGTTGCCACCTGCTGGGCATTCGCTGGAGATGA